A window of the Microvirga terrae genome harbors these coding sequences:
- a CDS encoding ribonuclease activity regulator RraA produces the protein MTTLKPDTREKLKAVSTATLCTALFKRGLRNQFIQDVRPLNPNLGNMVGEAFTLRYIPAREDLNPIGVFQDRAHPQRKAVEECPPGAVMVIDSRKDARAASAGGILVSRLMKRGVAGVVTDGGFRDSPEIARLDIPAYHNRPSAPTNLTHHQALDINVPIGCGDVPVWPGDVVVGDGEGVVVIPAHLADEIAAEAVEMTAFEDFVQEEVLKGRSILGLYPPTDERTHGDFAAWRKANGR, from the coding sequence ATGACCACGCTCAAACCGGACACCCGCGAGAAGCTCAAGGCCGTCAGCACGGCGACCCTGTGCACGGCCCTCTTCAAGCGCGGATTGCGCAACCAGTTCATCCAGGACGTTCGCCCGCTCAACCCGAATCTCGGCAACATGGTCGGCGAGGCCTTCACCCTCCGCTACATCCCGGCCCGGGAGGACCTGAACCCGATCGGCGTGTTCCAGGATCGCGCCCACCCGCAGCGCAAGGCCGTCGAGGAGTGCCCGCCCGGCGCCGTCATGGTGATCGACAGCCGCAAGGATGCCCGCGCGGCTTCGGCGGGCGGCATTCTGGTCTCCCGCCTGATGAAGCGCGGAGTCGCCGGCGTGGTGACCGACGGCGGCTTCCGGGACTCGCCCGAGATCGCGCGGCTCGACATCCCGGCCTATCACAACCGCCCCTCGGCGCCGACCAACCTGACCCACCATCAGGCCCTCGACATCAACGTTCCCATCGGATGCGGTGACGTGCCCGTGTGGCCCGGCGACGTCGTGGTGGGCGACGGCGAGGGCGTGGTGGTGATCCCGGCGCATCTGGCCGACGAGATCGCCGCGGAGGCCGTCGAGATGACGGCGTTCGAGGACTTCGTGCAGGAGGAGGTGCTGAAGGGCCGCTCGATCCTGGGCCTCTACCCGCCGACGGATGAGCGGACGCACGGCGACTTCGCAGCCTGGCGCAAGGCGAACGGACGCTGA